One genomic segment of Vulgatibacter sp. includes these proteins:
- a CDS encoding DUF4142 domain-containing protein, with amino-acid sequence MARRIYAVLAAALLAAPLAASAQGQAGQEQQEQQKQQQQAEKQEKQRYQQEVAKADQERQKAADQAGREADAGDVLAQLHEINQLEIQSASKALEKAESPEVKEAAQQLLVDHQQLEQQIMRVAQQENIQFDTEANFTDAAIDRSMKQAQQDMEQLSGKEWEAAWLAGQDDMHRYTVAVLELGQQANIESQAVKDLLEKAQPKVEQHQATAERLLKSEFQVAQEQPTQQGG; translated from the coding sequence ATGGCACGTCGGATCTACGCAGTTCTCGCAGCGGCCTTGCTCGCGGCGCCGCTCGCCGCGTCGGCGCAGGGGCAGGCAGGTCAGGAGCAGCAGGAGCAGCAGAAGCAGCAGCAGCAGGCGGAGAAGCAGGAGAAGCAGAGGTACCAGCAGGAGGTGGCGAAGGCCGATCAGGAACGCCAGAAGGCTGCCGATCAGGCAGGCAGGGAGGCGGACGCCGGTGACGTTCTTGCGCAGCTCCACGAGATCAACCAGCTCGAGATCCAGTCGGCCTCGAAGGCGCTGGAGAAGGCGGAGAGCCCGGAGGTGAAGGAGGCAGCGCAGCAGCTGCTCGTCGACCACCAGCAGCTCGAGCAGCAGATCATGCGGGTGGCGCAGCAGGAGAACATCCAGTTCGACACCGAGGCGAACTTCACCGACGCAGCGATCGACCGCAGCATGAAGCAGGCCCAGCAGGACATGGAGCAGCTGAGCGGCAAGGAGTGGGAGGCGGCGTGGCTCGCCGGGCAGGACGACATGCACCGCTACACCGTCGCGGTGCTCGAGCTCGGCCAGCAGGCGAACATCGAGAGCCAGGCCGTGAAGGATCTCCTCGAGAAGGCCCAGCCCAAGGTCGAGCAGCACCAGGCCACCGCGGAGCGGCTGCTCAAGAGCGAGTTCCAGGTCGCGCAGGAGCAGCCGACGCAGCAGGGCGGCTGA